The Daucus carota subsp. sativus chromosome 9, DH1 v3.0, whole genome shotgun sequence genome window below encodes:
- the LOC108202519 gene encoding uncharacterized protein LOC108202519 isoform X1 → MPRSSRTKSRKHSSREVRDYSDSEEDLKRNGKEEGSVRVSKDSMSGDKRKVAVKDLVGHGNGVDVADEVLVVSKRRKDKAEGGGGSDRWNADAPNDVFVDVKIETFNSKAKEKEKVLVDSSRSKTGRRHESDKKDELLTVVAEEESKSGRVESKRKGDKEYGRKEYKEKERWDKEKLLEDGKDAEFTRKHGLHSVDVAEERHGKRSRENIEGPVQDQLRNPELEKELDKRIRRRVDGSSDKDKYQDDARDYDEKRSSKGDRSKDVWSKDERHGDKYNEENEKYSRHKEDKYREDSKDSRYKDAKYREEGEKDNRYRDAKYREDSDRDNTNCDDNYREDGDRDKRHKDEKYREDGERNIRHREDKYHEDGVKDDRHRDDRYREDVNKDSRHKEEKHRENADRDRDGKRRDVKHRNDSDRDKRSRDVKYRDDHSSRDRISDSEKRLRDENNASDHHYRKSSNRDGSPTYDERGSRYKDDRGNRKATDKEDHNDIRSQSTKEQQFDAEKRSGSNKVDLITDRGRSNFRNADADVTLNHSRRRSSPSSSTHGARDHYRVSKLEESKYRDYGYDDRTRQNGSSGREFNGAKQNEKLLSSRLMEKSIQKDDSQFNESSVADRRLRSDARASPLRMVDKSPSSTSNDRRHLNRTDVRRSIEKEESGQRSGGSRDYTGREGKGGRELPMHTHAVDEYSQADGDKSSASSPFTRNFSGNSRSILPPPPFRTGVDSPSGFGPGEDDNRGRFNNRHRRGGDSNMGRSQGNAWKGIPNWPSPVTNGYMPFPHGPPPVGFHAVMQQFPSPPIFGVRPTMDMNHSLPYHMSDADRFPGHGRQLGWRNSVDDSAPSVHGWDANNSVFGDDNRGYGRVDWDQNRTQMGNRGWDTSGDMWKGSNSGLNTELTSAPQKEDLKHSAVDDVLAGQQAQIEQNQPNGKADSLDVQSIDALPNVTLNPSEKPPLKSRENSKMSTKDDVYDHNVYLSRLDISTDLTKPELYDQLTSLMDFDSNTLAFEDDVKILYVEDGLEAKVSDQIMSSAMNNTVFQKAMSLYEKQKGETEAAKGERAQTPSSEYLKIQGLYNEKAALTDGNSRALVPFCVEQGREDAVSDHKEQDLPRDAEESQPACKKLDETFLTDNMVGSEGEVRMGNVTEMEVDPGSRQENVSTPLLNVEPSSPLLPSNLEEMPPGSPVVSHSADDEHRLTETKCATMLLSDVSAEAMMPESVESGSVYLSRIHHSPESTH, encoded by the exons ATGCCTCGGAGTTCGCGAACCAAATCGCGCAAGCACAGTTCGAGAGAAGTCAGAGATTACTCGGATTCTGAAGAAGATTTGAAACGGAATGGTAAAGAAGAGGGTTCAGTTAGGGTTTCCAAGGATTCGATGTCAGGGGATAAGCGCAAAGTCGCTGTAAAAGATCTGGTAGGTCATGGTAATGGTGTTGATGTGGCTGATGAGGTTCTTGTTGTTTCGAAAAGGCGAAAGGACAAGGCTGAAGGTGGAGGAGGAAGTGATAGGTGGAATGCTGATGCTCCGAATGATGTTTTTGTCGATGTTAAAATCGAGACTTTTAATTCCAAAGccaaagagaaagaaaaagtgtTGGTTGATTCTTCGAGGAGTAAGACTGGGAGGAGACATGAGAGTGATAAAAAGGATGAGCTTTTAACTGTGGTTGCGGAGGAGGAGAGTAAGAGTGGTAGAGTTGAGTCCAAACGCAAGGGCGACAAGGAGTATGGGAGGAAGGAGTATAAGGAGAAAGAGCGGTGGGATAAGGAGAAACTGCTGGAGGATGGGAAGGATGCGGAATTTACTAGGAAGCATGGGTTGCATTCTGTTGATGTTGCTGAGGAACGACATGGCAAGCGCAGTAGAGAAAATATTG AAGGTCCTGTGCAAGATCAGCTTCGAAACCCGGAACTGGAGAAGGAACTGGATAAGAGAATAAGGAGGAGAGTAGATGGTTCTAGTGACAAGGATAAATATCAAGACGATGCAAGAGATTATGATGAAAAGCGGTCCTCGAAGGGTGACCGCTCCAAGGATGTTTGGTCTAAGGATGAGAGGCATGGGGATAAATACAATGAAGAGAATGAAAAATACAGCAGGCACAAGGAAGATAAATATCGAGAGGATAGCAAGGATAGTAGATACAAGGATGCCAAATATAGGGAAGAGGGCGAAAAAGACAATAGGTACAGGGATGCTAAGTATCGTGAAGATAGTGACCGTGATAACACAAACTGCGATGACAATTACCGTGAAGATGGTGATCGTGATAAAAGACACAAGGATGAAAAATATCGTGAAGATGGTGAAAGAAATATCAGGCATAGGGAGGATAAGTATCATGAAGACGGTGTCAAAGATGATAGGCACAGGGATGATAGATATAGGGAAGATGTTAATAAAGATAGCAGGCACAAGGAAGAAAAGCATCGTGAAAATGCTGACAGAGACAGAGATGGTAAACGCAGGGATGTGAAGCATAGAAATGATAGTGACAGAGACAAGAGATCTAGAGATGTCAAGTACAGGGATGATCACAGCTCTAGAGATCGAATTAGTGATTCTGAGAAGCGTTTGAGGGATGAAAATAATGCTTCTGATCATCACTATAGGAAGTCGAGCAACCGTGATGGAAGTCCTACTTACGATGAGCGAGGTTCTAGATACAAGGATGACAGGGGAAATAGAAAGGCAACTGATAAAGAGGACCATAATGATATTAGGTCTCAAAGTACGAAAGAGCAACAGTTTGATGCTGAGAAAAGATCTGGAAGCAATAAGGTTGACTTAATTACAGATAGAGGAAGATCTAATTTTCGAAATGCTGATGCAGATGTAACATTAAATCACAGCCGTCGAAGAAGTTCTCCTAGTTCTAGCACTCATGGTGCTAGAGATCACTACAG GGTTTCAAAGCTAGAAGAATCCAAGTACAGAGACTATGGTTATGACGATAGAACGCGACAGAATGGAAGCTCTGGAAGAGAGTTCAATGGCGCTAAACAGAATGAGAAGTTGCTTTCATCTCGGTTAATGGAAAAATCCATTCAGAAGGATGATAGCCAATTTAATGAATCATCAGTGGCTGATAGGCGCTTGAGATCAGATGCCCGAGCTTCACCCTTGCGCATGGTGGACAAATCGCCATCATCAACAAGTAATGATAGGAGACATCTGAATAGAACTGATGTTAGGCGGTCTATTGAGAAAGAAGAATCTGGTCAAAGAAGTGGTGGTTCACGGGACTATACTGGAAGAGAAGGAAAAGGAGGACGAGAGTTGCCTATGCACACTCATGCTGTTGATGAGTACTCCCAAGCAGATGGAGATAAATCATCTGCTTCTTCCCCTTTCACCAGAAACTTCTCTGGCAATTCTAGGTCCATTTTACCTCCTCCTCCGTTCAGGACAGGTGTAGACAGTCCTTCAGGTTTTGGCCCCGGAGAAGATGATAATAGAGGGAGGTTTAACAACCGTCATAGGAGAGGTGGTGATTCTAACATGGGAAGATCCCAAGGAAATGCTTGGAAAGGTATCCCAAACTGGCCTTCCCCAGTGACAAATGGTTACATGCCTTTTCCACATGGTCCACCTCCTGTAGGTTTTCATGCCGTAATGCAACAGTTTCCTTCTCCACCTATATTTGGTGTTAGACCTACAATGGATATGAACCACAGCCTTCCTTACCACATGTCAGATGCTGATCGATTCCCTGGTCATGGGCGTCAACTTGGTTGGCGGAACTCTGTAGATGACTCTGCTCCCTCTGTACACGGATGGGATGCAAATAACTCAGTCTTTGGTGACGACAACCGTGGTTATGGGAGAGTGGATTGGGACCAAAACAGGACCCAAATGGGCAATCGAGGATGGGATACAAGCGGAGACATGTGGAAAGGGTCAAATAGTGGGTTGAACACAGAATTGACATCTGCTCCTCAGAAAGAAGATTTGAAACATTCAGCAGTTGATGATGTTTTGGCTGGACAGCAAGCACAGATTGAACAAAATCAGCCAAATGGTAAAGCTGATAGCCTTGATGTACAGTCTATTGATGCTCTTCCTAATGTAACTTTGAACCCTTCTGAGAAACCTCCTTTAAAAAGTCGCGAGAATTCGAAGATGTCAACGAAGGATGATGTTTATGATCACAATGTTTATCTGTCCAGGCTTGACATTTCAACAGATCTTACGAAACCGGAGTTGTATGACCAGTTAACTAGCTTAATGGACTTCGACAGTAACACACTTGCATTCGAAGATGATGTCAAGATATTATATGTTGAG GATGGTTTAGAAGCCAAAGTTTCTGATCAAATTATGAGTTCTGCAATGAATAATACTGTTTTTCAG AAAGCAATGTCTCTATATGAGAAGCAGAAAGgagaaacagaagctgcaaAGGGAGAGAGGGCACAAACTCCCAGTTCGGAGTACCTCAAGATACAGGGTTTATATAATGAGAAAGCTGCTCTGACTGATGGTAATTCGAGAGCTCTTGTTCCATTTTGTGTTGAGCAAGGAAGAGAAGATGCAGTTTCAGATCATAAAGAGCAGGACTTGCCAAGGGATGCGGAGGAATCTCAACCTGCTTGCAAAAAGTTGGATGAGACATTTCTTACTGACAATATGGTGGGATCAGAGGGAGAGGTTAGAATGGGGAACGTAACAGAAATGGAGGTGGATCCAGGTTCCAGGCAGGAGAATGTGTCCACCCCCCTGCTAAATGTAGAACCATCCAGTCCTCTTCTCCCTTCTAATCTTGAAGAAATGCCACCAGGCAGTCCTGTAGTCAGTCATTCTGCTGATGATGAGCACAGGTTGACTGAAACTAAGTGTGCTACTATGCTTTTGTCTGATGTGTCTGCTGAGGCAATGATGCCAGAGTCGGTTGAGTCTGGGTCAGTATATTTAAGTCGGATACATCATTCTCCTGAAAGTACACATTGA
- the LOC108201301 gene encoding uncharacterized protein LOC108201301 — MSDSKATILCVQETKRANWCEKSIGSLGVPGEARWIDSPSQGLSGGLLMVWDNSIIKAKESGCSQNWQWIIGSTAGSTQDFLCVNVYAPQKEYPQAGVVGFNRKSSDRRPILLSNSKSDWGPRPFKFFHCWLKDEAFLHNLGKVWQAHPNSSISFRFKEVRKYAKEWNLTSNGNIDVKIKNLEKEQDIADDSNAALPTKRKIAIDLEQAYEQKASMVCQILRLNWQLHGERNTGFFHRAIAGRNRTRLIHGLHVGSNWITEPSSIKRIFLEHFRDFFCKTPNARIFSLSQGLLPTLTSEESKQLVEVFSEKEIWNALQDTDSNKAPGSDGINSGVLKAMWQTIKGDICKAFHFFHSSGLIPSGSNSSFIALIPKSSSASNPSEFRPISLMNTSMKLISKVLARRLSAFMNKLISPTQTAFVKGRQISDGILITFEIYHSLKSGKSKGLILKIDFAKAFDCINWEFLFHVLEVMQFDVKWIKLIRNLFDSSRVSVLVNGSPTEEFHPT, encoded by the exons ATGTCAGATAGTAAGGCCACAATTCTTTGTGTGCAAGAAACCAAAAGAGCTAATTGGTGCGAAAAGTCGATAGGTTCGTTAGGGGTTCCTGGGGAGGCAAGATGGATAGACTCCCCTTCACAAGGACTATCAGGAGGCCTCTTGATGGTATGGGATAACTCCATTATCAAGGCCAAAGAATCAGGTTGTAGTCAAAACTGGCAATGGATTATTGGTTCTACGGCAGGAAGCACTCAGGATTTCTTATGTGTTAATGTATATGCCCCGCAAAAAGAGTACCCCCAAGCAGGAGTTGTG GGCTTTAACCGAAAATCTTCTGATCGTCGACCAATTTTGCTATCGAATTCTAAATCTGACTGGGGTCCCCGTCCATTCAAATTCTTTCACTGTTGGCTAAAAGATGAAGCTTTTCTTCATAATCTGGGAAAAGTGTGGCAAGCTCATCCAAATTCCTCTATTAGTTTCCGATTCAAAGAGGTCAGAAAATATGCCAAAGAATGGAACTTGACATCTAATGgaaatatagatgttaagatCAAAAATCTAGAAAAAGAGCAAGACATTGCAGACGACTCTAATGCGGCTCTGCCAACAAAGAGGAAGATTGCTATAGATCTTGAGCAAGCGTATGAGCAGAAAGCAAGCATGGTGTGTCAAATCTTAAGACTAAACTGGCAATTACATGGAGAGAGAAATACGGGATTCTTCCACAGAGCTATCGCAGGTAGAAACAGAACCAGACTCATACATGGATTACACGTTGGATCAAATTGGATCACAGAACCATCTTCCATCAAGAGAATTTTTCTGGAACATTTCCGAGATTTCTTTTGCAAAACCCCAAATGCCCGCATATTTTCCCTCAGTCAAGGACTCCTGCCAACCTTAACTAGTGAAGAGAGCAAGCAATTAGTTGAGGTCTTTTCTGAGAAGGAAATCTGGAATGCTCTGCAAGACACGGACTCAAACAAGGCGCCGGGGTCTGATGGTATCAACTCTGGGGTATTAAAAGCTATGTGGCAAACAATCAAGGGTGATATCTGCAAAGCTTTTCACTTCTTCCATTCATCCGGTTTGATTCCTTCAGGTTCAAATTCTTCTTTCATCGCTCTCATCCCTAAATCTAGCTCAGCTTCTAATCCTTCAGAGTTTCGCCCAATTTCATTAATGAATACAAGTATGAAACTCATCTCAAAAGTCTTGGCAAGAAGGCTAAGTGCATTCATGAATAAGCTAATTTCCCCTACACAGACGGCTTTTGTTAAAGGTCGACAGATTTCGGACGGTATACTTATCACTTTTGAAATCTACCATTCCTTGAAATCAGGAAAAAGTAAGGGACTCATTCTTAAAATCGACTTTGCAAAAGCCTTTGACTGCATCAACTGGGAATTTTTGTTTCATGTATTGGAGGTCATGCAGTTTGATGTCAAGTGGATCAAATTGATTCGAAATTTGTTTGATTCCTCAAGGGTTTCAGTCTTGGTGAATGGCAGCCCAACGGAGGAATTCCACCCAACATGA
- the LOC108202519 gene encoding uncharacterized protein LOC108202519 isoform X2: MPRSSRTKSRKHSSREVRDYSDSEEDLKRNGKEEGSVRVSKDSMSGDKRKVAVKDLVGHGNGVDVADEVLVVSKRRKDKAEGGGGSDRWNADAPNDVFVDVKIETFNSKAKEKEKVLVDSSRSKTGRRHESDKKDELLTVVAEEESKSGRVESKRKGDKEYGRKEYKEKERWDKEKLLEDGKDAEFTRKHGLHSVDVAEERHGKRSRENIGPVQDQLRNPELEKELDKRIRRRVDGSSDKDKYQDDARDYDEKRSSKGDRSKDVWSKDERHGDKYNEENEKYSRHKEDKYREDSKDSRYKDAKYREEGEKDNRYRDAKYREDSDRDNTNCDDNYREDGDRDKRHKDEKYREDGERNIRHREDKYHEDGVKDDRHRDDRYREDVNKDSRHKEEKHRENADRDRDGKRRDVKHRNDSDRDKRSRDVKYRDDHSSRDRISDSEKRLRDENNASDHHYRKSSNRDGSPTYDERGSRYKDDRGNRKATDKEDHNDIRSQSTKEQQFDAEKRSGSNKVDLITDRGRSNFRNADADVTLNHSRRRSSPSSSTHGARDHYRVSKLEESKYRDYGYDDRTRQNGSSGREFNGAKQNEKLLSSRLMEKSIQKDDSQFNESSVADRRLRSDARASPLRMVDKSPSSTSNDRRHLNRTDVRRSIEKEESGQRSGGSRDYTGREGKGGRELPMHTHAVDEYSQADGDKSSASSPFTRNFSGNSRSILPPPPFRTGVDSPSGFGPGEDDNRGRFNNRHRRGGDSNMGRSQGNAWKGIPNWPSPVTNGYMPFPHGPPPVGFHAVMQQFPSPPIFGVRPTMDMNHSLPYHMSDADRFPGHGRQLGWRNSVDDSAPSVHGWDANNSVFGDDNRGYGRVDWDQNRTQMGNRGWDTSGDMWKGSNSGLNTELTSAPQKEDLKHSAVDDVLAGQQAQIEQNQPNGKADSLDVQSIDALPNVTLNPSEKPPLKSRENSKMSTKDDVYDHNVYLSRLDISTDLTKPELYDQLTSLMDFDSNTLAFEDDVKILYVEDGLEAKVSDQIMSSAMNNTVFQKAMSLYEKQKGETEAAKGERAQTPSSEYLKIQGLYNEKAALTDGNSRALVPFCVEQGREDAVSDHKEQDLPRDAEESQPACKKLDETFLTDNMVGSEGEVRMGNVTEMEVDPGSRQENVSTPLLNVEPSSPLLPSNLEEMPPGSPVVSHSADDEHRLTETKCATMLLSDVSAEAMMPESVESGSVYLSRIHHSPESTH, translated from the exons ATGCCTCGGAGTTCGCGAACCAAATCGCGCAAGCACAGTTCGAGAGAAGTCAGAGATTACTCGGATTCTGAAGAAGATTTGAAACGGAATGGTAAAGAAGAGGGTTCAGTTAGGGTTTCCAAGGATTCGATGTCAGGGGATAAGCGCAAAGTCGCTGTAAAAGATCTGGTAGGTCATGGTAATGGTGTTGATGTGGCTGATGAGGTTCTTGTTGTTTCGAAAAGGCGAAAGGACAAGGCTGAAGGTGGAGGAGGAAGTGATAGGTGGAATGCTGATGCTCCGAATGATGTTTTTGTCGATGTTAAAATCGAGACTTTTAATTCCAAAGccaaagagaaagaaaaagtgtTGGTTGATTCTTCGAGGAGTAAGACTGGGAGGAGACATGAGAGTGATAAAAAGGATGAGCTTTTAACTGTGGTTGCGGAGGAGGAGAGTAAGAGTGGTAGAGTTGAGTCCAAACGCAAGGGCGACAAGGAGTATGGGAGGAAGGAGTATAAGGAGAAAGAGCGGTGGGATAAGGAGAAACTGCTGGAGGATGGGAAGGATGCGGAATTTACTAGGAAGCATGGGTTGCATTCTGTTGATGTTGCTGAGGAACGACATGGCAAGCGCAGTAGAGAAAATATTG GTCCTGTGCAAGATCAGCTTCGAAACCCGGAACTGGAGAAGGAACTGGATAAGAGAATAAGGAGGAGAGTAGATGGTTCTAGTGACAAGGATAAATATCAAGACGATGCAAGAGATTATGATGAAAAGCGGTCCTCGAAGGGTGACCGCTCCAAGGATGTTTGGTCTAAGGATGAGAGGCATGGGGATAAATACAATGAAGAGAATGAAAAATACAGCAGGCACAAGGAAGATAAATATCGAGAGGATAGCAAGGATAGTAGATACAAGGATGCCAAATATAGGGAAGAGGGCGAAAAAGACAATAGGTACAGGGATGCTAAGTATCGTGAAGATAGTGACCGTGATAACACAAACTGCGATGACAATTACCGTGAAGATGGTGATCGTGATAAAAGACACAAGGATGAAAAATATCGTGAAGATGGTGAAAGAAATATCAGGCATAGGGAGGATAAGTATCATGAAGACGGTGTCAAAGATGATAGGCACAGGGATGATAGATATAGGGAAGATGTTAATAAAGATAGCAGGCACAAGGAAGAAAAGCATCGTGAAAATGCTGACAGAGACAGAGATGGTAAACGCAGGGATGTGAAGCATAGAAATGATAGTGACAGAGACAAGAGATCTAGAGATGTCAAGTACAGGGATGATCACAGCTCTAGAGATCGAATTAGTGATTCTGAGAAGCGTTTGAGGGATGAAAATAATGCTTCTGATCATCACTATAGGAAGTCGAGCAACCGTGATGGAAGTCCTACTTACGATGAGCGAGGTTCTAGATACAAGGATGACAGGGGAAATAGAAAGGCAACTGATAAAGAGGACCATAATGATATTAGGTCTCAAAGTACGAAAGAGCAACAGTTTGATGCTGAGAAAAGATCTGGAAGCAATAAGGTTGACTTAATTACAGATAGAGGAAGATCTAATTTTCGAAATGCTGATGCAGATGTAACATTAAATCACAGCCGTCGAAGAAGTTCTCCTAGTTCTAGCACTCATGGTGCTAGAGATCACTACAG GGTTTCAAAGCTAGAAGAATCCAAGTACAGAGACTATGGTTATGACGATAGAACGCGACAGAATGGAAGCTCTGGAAGAGAGTTCAATGGCGCTAAACAGAATGAGAAGTTGCTTTCATCTCGGTTAATGGAAAAATCCATTCAGAAGGATGATAGCCAATTTAATGAATCATCAGTGGCTGATAGGCGCTTGAGATCAGATGCCCGAGCTTCACCCTTGCGCATGGTGGACAAATCGCCATCATCAACAAGTAATGATAGGAGACATCTGAATAGAACTGATGTTAGGCGGTCTATTGAGAAAGAAGAATCTGGTCAAAGAAGTGGTGGTTCACGGGACTATACTGGAAGAGAAGGAAAAGGAGGACGAGAGTTGCCTATGCACACTCATGCTGTTGATGAGTACTCCCAAGCAGATGGAGATAAATCATCTGCTTCTTCCCCTTTCACCAGAAACTTCTCTGGCAATTCTAGGTCCATTTTACCTCCTCCTCCGTTCAGGACAGGTGTAGACAGTCCTTCAGGTTTTGGCCCCGGAGAAGATGATAATAGAGGGAGGTTTAACAACCGTCATAGGAGAGGTGGTGATTCTAACATGGGAAGATCCCAAGGAAATGCTTGGAAAGGTATCCCAAACTGGCCTTCCCCAGTGACAAATGGTTACATGCCTTTTCCACATGGTCCACCTCCTGTAGGTTTTCATGCCGTAATGCAACAGTTTCCTTCTCCACCTATATTTGGTGTTAGACCTACAATGGATATGAACCACAGCCTTCCTTACCACATGTCAGATGCTGATCGATTCCCTGGTCATGGGCGTCAACTTGGTTGGCGGAACTCTGTAGATGACTCTGCTCCCTCTGTACACGGATGGGATGCAAATAACTCAGTCTTTGGTGACGACAACCGTGGTTATGGGAGAGTGGATTGGGACCAAAACAGGACCCAAATGGGCAATCGAGGATGGGATACAAGCGGAGACATGTGGAAAGGGTCAAATAGTGGGTTGAACACAGAATTGACATCTGCTCCTCAGAAAGAAGATTTGAAACATTCAGCAGTTGATGATGTTTTGGCTGGACAGCAAGCACAGATTGAACAAAATCAGCCAAATGGTAAAGCTGATAGCCTTGATGTACAGTCTATTGATGCTCTTCCTAATGTAACTTTGAACCCTTCTGAGAAACCTCCTTTAAAAAGTCGCGAGAATTCGAAGATGTCAACGAAGGATGATGTTTATGATCACAATGTTTATCTGTCCAGGCTTGACATTTCAACAGATCTTACGAAACCGGAGTTGTATGACCAGTTAACTAGCTTAATGGACTTCGACAGTAACACACTTGCATTCGAAGATGATGTCAAGATATTATATGTTGAG GATGGTTTAGAAGCCAAAGTTTCTGATCAAATTATGAGTTCTGCAATGAATAATACTGTTTTTCAG AAAGCAATGTCTCTATATGAGAAGCAGAAAGgagaaacagaagctgcaaAGGGAGAGAGGGCACAAACTCCCAGTTCGGAGTACCTCAAGATACAGGGTTTATATAATGAGAAAGCTGCTCTGACTGATGGTAATTCGAGAGCTCTTGTTCCATTTTGTGTTGAGCAAGGAAGAGAAGATGCAGTTTCAGATCATAAAGAGCAGGACTTGCCAAGGGATGCGGAGGAATCTCAACCTGCTTGCAAAAAGTTGGATGAGACATTTCTTACTGACAATATGGTGGGATCAGAGGGAGAGGTTAGAATGGGGAACGTAACAGAAATGGAGGTGGATCCAGGTTCCAGGCAGGAGAATGTGTCCACCCCCCTGCTAAATGTAGAACCATCCAGTCCTCTTCTCCCTTCTAATCTTGAAGAAATGCCACCAGGCAGTCCTGTAGTCAGTCATTCTGCTGATGATGAGCACAGGTTGACTGAAACTAAGTGTGCTACTATGCTTTTGTCTGATGTGTCTGCTGAGGCAATGATGCCAGAGTCGGTTGAGTCTGGGTCAGTATATTTAAGTCGGATACATCATTCTCCTGAAAGTACACATTGA